The stretch of DNA CTCCATCAATGTTGCACGAAAGCATCGAGCCGGCTATCGTCGTCATATGAGCCTCACATCATCGATGGTGAATACTCCCACAAAGATTCGATCGAGGAAGGAGAGGTCATCCCGATCAAACCCGTCGACAAGAACGTCAATAGGCAAAGAACCCTCGTCCCGCAAACTGTCCGGTGAAGCCCGCCTCAACCATTCGGCGCAACATCGGCGCCGGCCAGAAGCGGACGCCCAGCGTATCCCGCCATGCTTCCAATTCATGCAGCACATGGTCGACCCCAAGCTGATCGGCAAGATGCAACGGTCCTCCCTTCTCGTTGGGAAAGCCTGTTCCCGCCACCATCGCAACATCGATGTCTCGCGCCGACGCGACGCCCTCCTGCAACGCAGTCACTGCCTCGTTCACCATCGCCAGTAGCGGCCGAGCCCTGGTCCATTCCATTTTTCTATACTTGCCGCCCTGCCGCACGTGCCGCAGCAGAGTATCCAGGTTCTGCTCGCCGCGCCGTTCCTCGGCACCCGAATAGTCGTAGAACCCGTGACCTGACTTGACGCCCCATCGCCCCGCTTTCACCAAGGCTTCGAGAAGTGGCGCCGGCACCATTCGAGGCCCGTAGAATCGGTGGAGGATACGGGCGACTTCGAGTGCAATATCGAGTCCGACGGTATCCAGCAGGGTGAATGGGCCGACCGGCATGCCGAATGCCACCATGTCCTGATCGATGTCTCTTATGGAGACCTCCCCGTCTTGGAGGCACCATACCGCTTCATTCAGATAGGGAGAGAGCAGGCGATTCACGAGGAACCCCGCGCATTCTTTCACGATCACCGGCATCTTCCGGATGCTTTCGGCAAAACCGACAACATCATCGACGGCCTGAGCATCAGTGGCCATGCCGGGAATGACTTCCACCAGCGGCATCACATAGGCCGGATTGAAAAAATGAAGTCCGATCACTTTGCCGGGGCGCCTGGTGGCAGCTCCGATCGATGAAATGGATAACGCGGAGGTGTTACTCGCCAATATCGTACTTCGCGCACAAACCTGGTCCAGCTCGCGGAATATCCGTTGTTTCAGCGTTAACTCTTCTGAAACCGCCTCGATCACCAGATCGACATCACGAAGAGCCTCGAGGTTCGACGCCGGCGTCACCAGCAGCATTTTCTCTTCCAGTTGCTCAGGCGTCATCTTGCCCTTGTCCACGCGGGCCTGGTAGATCGCTCGCACAGACTCGACGCCGCGCCTGGCCAGTGATTCCTGTATATCGGCCAACAGCACCGGCACACCGGCATAACTCACCACTTCGGCGATCTGTGCGCCCATGGTCCCGGCCCCCACCACACCGACTCGATAGATGTACATGGGACGACTCCTGTCGCTCGACTCGTACCGATCACGTCCGTTCCAGCACCATCGCAGCGCCTTGCCCGCCGCCGACGCACAGCGCCACCGCACCGAGCGCCACGCCGCGTCGTTGCATCTCGTACAGCAGCGTGATCACCAGCCGGGCTCCCGTCATGCCGACTGGATGCCCCAGTGCAATCGCGCCGCCGTTCACGTTGACGAGTTCCCGCTTGAGTCCCAACACACGTTCCACCGCGAGATACTGCACGGCAAACGCCTCGTTCAGTTCGATGAGTTCCAGATCGGCGAGTGTGACGCCGGCGCGCCCGAGCGCCAATGGGAGCGCTTCGGCGGGACCAATCCCCATACGCGTCGGCTCCACACCGATGAACGCATACCCCCTGATGCGGCCGAGCGGGCGACAGTCCAACTCACGCGCACGTGCGGCGGACATCACGATCGCCGCGGCGGCTCCATCGCTAAGGGGGCAACTGTTGCCCGC from Nitrospira sp. encodes:
- a CDS encoding 3-hydroxyacyl-CoA dehydrogenase NAD-binding domain-containing protein, translating into MYIYRVGVVGAGTMGAQIAEVVSYAGVPVLLADIQESLARRGVESVRAIYQARVDKGKMTPEQLEEKMLLVTPASNLEALRDVDLVIEAVSEELTLKQRIFRELDQVCARSTILASNTSALSISSIGAATRRPGKVIGLHFFNPAYVMPLVEVIPGMATDAQAVDDVVGFAESIRKMPVIVKECAGFLVNRLLSPYLNEAVWCLQDGEVSIRDIDQDMVAFGMPVGPFTLLDTVGLDIALEVARILHRFYGPRMVPAPLLEALVKAGRWGVKSGHGFYDYSGAEERRGEQNLDTLLRHVRQGGKYRKMEWTRARPLLAMVNEAVTALQEGVASARDIDVAMVAGTGFPNEKGGPLHLADQLGVDHVLHELEAWRDTLGVRFWPAPMLRRMVEAGFTGQFAGRGFFAY